Within the Senegalia massiliensis genome, the region NNNNNNNNNNNNNNNNNNNNNNNNNNNNNNNNNNNNNNNNNNNNNNNNNNNNNNNNNNNNNNNNNNNNNNNNNNNNNNNNNNNNNNNNNNNNNNNNNNNNNNNNNNNNNNNNNNNNNNNNNNNNNNNNNNNNNNNNNNNNNNNNNNNNNNNNNNNNNNNNNNNNNNNNNNNNNNNNNNNNNNNNNNNNNNNNNNNNNNNNNNNNNNNNNNNNNNNNNNNNNNNNNNNNNNNNNNNNNNNNNNNNNNNNNNNNNNNNNNNNNNNNNNNNNNNNNNNNNNNNNNNNNNNNNNNNNNNNNNNNNNNNNNNNNNNNNNNNNNNNNNNNNNNNNNNNNNNNNNNNNNNNNNNNNNNNNNNNNNNNNNNNNNNNNNNNNNNNNNNNNNNNNNNNNNNNNNNNNNNNNNNNNNNNNNNNNNNNNNNNNNNNNNNNNNNNNNNNNNNNNNNNNNNNNNNNNNNNNNNNNNNNNNNNNNNNNNNNNNNNNNNNNNNNNNNNNNNNNNNNNNNNNNNNNNNNNNNNNNNNNNNNNNNNNNNNNNNNNNNNNNNNNNNNNNNNNNNNNNNNNNNNNNNNNNNNNNNNNNNNNNNNNNNNNNNNNNNNNNNNNNNNNNNNNNNNNNNNNNNNNNNNNNNNNNNNNNNNNNNNNNNNNNNNNNNNNNNNNNNNNNNNNNNNNNNNNNNNNNNNNNNNNNNNNNNNNNNNNNNNNNNNNNNNNNNNNNNNNNNNNNNNNNNNNNNNNNNNNNNNNNNNNNNNNNNNNNNNNNNNNNNNNNNNNNNNNNNNNNNNNNNNNNNNNNNNNNNNNNNNNNNNNNNNNNNNNNNNNNNNNNNNNNNNNNNNNNNNNNNNNNNNNNNNNNNNNNNNNNNNNNNNNNNNNNNNNNNNNNNNNNNNNNNNNNNNNNNNNNNNNNNNNNNNNNNNNNNNNNNNNNNNNNNNNNNNNNNNNNNNNNNNNNNNNNNNNNNNNNNNNNNNNNNNNNNNNNNNNNNNNNNNNNNNNNNNNNNNNNNNNNNNNNNNNNNNNNNNNNNNNNNNNNNNNNNNNNNNNNNNNNNNNNNNNNNNNNNNNNNNNNNNNNNNNNNNNNNNNNNNNNNNNNNNNNNNNNNNNNNNNNNNNNNNNNNNNNNNNNNNNNNNNNNNNNNNNNNNNNNNNNNNNNNNNNNNNNNNNNNNNNNNNNNNNNNNNNNNNNNNNNNNNNNNNNNNNNNNNNNNNNNNNNNNNNNNNNNNNNNNNNNNNNNNNNNNNNNNNNNNNNNNNNNNNNNNNNNNNNNNNNNNNNNNNNNNNNNNNNNNNNNNNNNNNNNNNNNNNNNNNNNNNNNNNNNNNNNNNNNNNNNNNNNNNNNNNNNNNNNNNNNNNNNNNNNNNNNNNNNNNNNNNNNNNNNNNNNNNNNNNNNNNNNNNNNNNNNNNNNNNNNNNNNNNNNNNNNNNNNNNNNNNNNNNNNNNNNNNNNNNNNNNNNNNNNNNNNNNNNNNNNNNNNNNNNNNNNNNNNNNNNNNNNNNNNNNNNNNNNNNNNNNNNNNNNNNNNNNNNNNNNNNNNNNNNNNNNNNNNNNNNNNNNNNNNNNNNNNNNNNNNNNNNNNNNNNNNNNNNNNNNNNNNNNNNNNNNNNNNNNNNNNNNNNNNNNNNNNNNNNNNNNNNNNNNNNNNNNNNNNNNNNNNNNNNNNNNNNNNNNNNNNNNNNNNNNNNNNNNNNNNNNNNNNNNNNNNNNNNNNNNNNNNNNNNNNNNNNNNNNNNNNNNNNNNNNNNNNNNNNNNNNNNNNNNNNNNNNNNNNNNNNNNNNNNNNNNNNNNNNNNNNNNNNNNNNNNNNNNNNNNNNNNNNNNNNNNNNNNNNNNNNNNNNNNNNNNNNNNNNNNNNNNNNNNNNNNNNNNNNNNNNNNNNNNNNNNNNNNNNNNNNNNNNNNNNNNNNNNNNNNNNNNNNNNNNNNNNNNNNNNNNNNNNNNNNNNNNNNNNNNNNNNNNNNNNNNNNNNNNNNNNNNNNNNNNNNNNNNNNNNNNNNNNNNNNNNNNNNNNNNNNNNNNNNNNNNNNNNNNNNNNNNNNNNNNNNNNNNNNNNNNNNNNNNNNNNNNNNNNNNNNNNNNNNNNNNNNNNNNNNNNNNNNNNNNNNNNNNNNNNNNNNNNNNNNNNNNNNNNNNNNNNNNNNNNNNNNNNNNNNNNNNNNNNNNNNNNNNNNNNNNNNNNNNNNNNNNNNNNNNNNNNNNNNNNNNNNNNNNNNNNNNNNNNNNNNNNNNNNNNNNNNNNNNNNNNNNNNNNNNNNNNNNNNNNNNNNNNNNNNNNNNNNNNNNNNNNNNNNNNNNNNNNNNNNNNNNNNNNNNNNNNNNNNNNNNNNNNNNNNNNNNNNNNNNNNNNNNNNNNNNNNNNNNNNNNNNNNNNNNNNNNNNNNNNNNNNNNNNNNNNNNNNNNNNNNNNNNNNNNNNNAACGGAGGCGCTCAAAGGTTCCCTCAGCACGGTCGGAAATCGTGCGAAGAGTGTAAAGGCATAAGGGAGCTTGACTGCGAGAGATACATCTCGAGCAGGAACGAAAGTTGGACTTAGTGATCCGGTGGTTCCGAGTGGAAGGGCCATCGCTCAACGGATAAAAGCTACCCCGGGGATAACAGGCTTATCTCCCCCAAGAGTCCACATCGACGGGGAGGTTTGGCACCTCGATGTCGGCTCGTCTCATCCTGGGGCTGTAGTAGGTCCCAAGGGTTGGGCTGTTCGCCCATTAAAGAGGCACGCGAGCTGGGTTCAGAACGTCGTGAGACAGTTCGGTCCCTATCCGCCGTGGGCGCAGGAAATTTGAAAGGAGCTGTCCCTAGTACGAGAGGACCGGGATGGACATACCGCTGGTGCATCAGTTGTTCTGCCAAGAGCATAGCTGAGTAGCTAAGTATGGAAATGATAAGCGCTGAAGGCATCTAAGCGCGAAGCATCCCTTAAGATTAGATTTCCCATCACATTAGTGAGTAAGACCCCAGATTAGACTATCTGGTTGATAGGTCTCAGGTGTAAGAGTAGCAATACTTTTAGCTTAGGGATACTAATAGGTCGAGGACTTGACCAATAAAATTGTAAATATTTTCTGTGTAATTTTTAGGGTACAATCCTAAATTAATAACATGACTTAAATTAAAATTTAAGTATAAATCCAGTGACGATAGCGAAGGGGTCACACCTGTTCCCATCTCGAACACAGAAGTTAAGCCCTTCAGCGCTGATGGTACTTAGGTGGTAACGCCTTGGGAGAGTAGGACGTTGCTGGTTTTTTTATGCTCATTTTTAATATTGTAATTGTAAAGAGAATTTAATGTAGAAATAGAAAAAAATAGGGTATAATAAAAGATGTAATGTTTTTAATTTATCAAAAATTAAGGAGATAGTCATGTTTAACATAAATACATCTAAATTAAAACCTATAAAAATGAACAAAATTATACTCTTTATGTTTATTTTGTCATTACTGAAAGTATTACTTTTATACATATTTACAATTGAAAAAAATATAATTATTGCATTTATTACTACCATTCCAACTATAGCATTTATATATTTATTATTGTTTATTGCTAAGTCTAAAAATATAAAGTTAATAGCTTTTATTGTACATGCTGTTGTTGGAATAATATTATTTGCGGATTTAGTATATTATCAATATTATGGATTTTTACCTTCTATCACTATGTTATTATTTGTAGGAAATGTTCCTACAGTATGGAAAAGTATATTTTTTGTATTGAGACCAATATATTTTTTTATGATAATAGATATAATTCCGTTGGGAATTTATTTAAAAAACAGAAATATAAAATATAATAGATTAAAAATTAGTAGAAAGAACATAACAATATCTGTAGTTTCAATACTATTAATAATGTTTTTATCACCTATTTTATTTATAAAAGGAAATACAACTTATGCATATAATAATTACGGTATATTTACATATCATATATATGATGCATATACTCAGTTAACCAATAAGGAGAAAGAAACATTAGCAGATGAAGATTTAAAAAATAAAGTTAAAAACATATCTAATGATAAAAATGATAAAAAAACAAATAAAAAATATCATGGAATAGCAAAAGGAAAAAATATTATTGTAGTACAATTTGAATCTCTTCAAAACTTTCTTATAAATAGAGAATACAATGGTAAGGAAATAACTCCAAATTTAAATAAATTAATATCTAAAGATAGTATGTATTTTAATAACTTTTATCAGCAAGTAGGACCAGGAAATACCTCAGATGCTGAGTTTGTTATGAGTAATTCATTATATCCAACAAATGATTTATCTATATTTAATCATTATAAAGAAAACTATTATTATTCACTTCAAAAGATATTAAAAAAAGAGGGATACTCTACGTATTCTTTTCATGGTAATGATAAAGAGTTTTGGAATAGAGATGAGATGTATCCTAATCTAGGAATAGATAACTTTATATCTTTAGAAGATTTTGAATATGATGAAAAAGAAGATCTTATAAATTTAGGTTTAAATGATATGGATTTTTTTGATCAAACGGTAGATCATCTAAAAGAAGCAAAAAAACCATTTTATTCAACAGTAATTTCTATAACTAGCCATCATCCATATGATATGCCAGAAGAATTGATAGAAGTAGAATTAAAAAAAGAACATGAAAACACTATATTTGGAAACTATATACAAAGTATAAATTATGCTGATAAAGCATTTGGAAATTTCATAGAAAAGCTTAAAAAAGAAGGATTATATGAAGATTCCATTATAGTTTTATATGGTGATCATGCAGGACTTTATCCTACTCGAGCTGAAAATGGAAAAATAATGAGTGAATTTTTAGGCTATGAATATCGCTTTGATGAATATATGAATATTCCACTTATAGTTAACTTGCCAGGCAGTGGTATAAAAGAAACAAATGAAATAGTAGGTGGAGAATTAGATTTAATGCCTACAATATTGAATCTTACAGGAATAGAAGATAATAAAGGAAAAAGATTTGGTAGAGATTTGTTTAATTCTAAAAAAGGATTTGTATTAAATCAATATTATGTGCCTTTAGGATCATTTATAGATGATGAGAAAGTTTTTAAGATGTCTAAAGATGGGATATTTGAAAATAGTATGGCTTGGGATAGAAAAACAAAAGAACCTATAGATATAGAAGAATGTAGAGAAGGTTATGAAAGAGCTATAAGTGAGTTTAAGGAAAGTCAATTAATATTAGAAAATGATTTAATAGATG harbors:
- a CDS encoding LTA synthase family protein, with the translated sequence MFNINTSKLKPIKMNKIILFMFILSLLKVLLLYIFTIEKNIIIAFITTIPTIAFIYLLLFIAKSKNIKLIAFIVHAVVGIILFADLVYYQYYGFLPSITMLLFVGNVPTVWKSIFFVLRPIYFFMIIDIIPLGIYLKNRNIKYNRLKISRKNITISVVSILLIMFLSPILFIKGNTTYAYNNYGIFTYHIYDAYTQLTNKEKETLADEDLKNKVKNISNDKNDKKTNKKYHGIAKGKNIIVVQFESLQNFLINREYNGKEITPNLNKLISKDSMYFNNFYQQVGPGNTSDAEFVMSNSLYPTNDLSIFNHYKENYYYSLQKILKKEGYSTYSFHGNDKEFWNRDEMYPNLGIDNFISLEDFEYDEKEDLINLGLNDMDFFDQTVDHLKEAKKPFYSTVISITSHHPYDMPEELIEVELKKEHENTIFGNYIQSINYADKAFGNFIEKLKKEGLYEDSIIVLYGDHAGLYPTRAENGKIMSEFLGYEYRFDEYMNIPLIVNLPGSGIKETNEIVGGELDLMPTILNLTGIEDNKGKRFGRDLFNSKKGFVLNQYYVPLGSFIDDEKVFKMSKDGIFENSMAWDRKTKEPIDIEECREGYERAISEFKESQLILENDLIDDIIEEQEKKDN